The Mytilus trossulus isolate FHL-02 unplaced genomic scaffold, PNRI_Mtr1.1.1.hap1 h1tg000024l__unscaffolded, whole genome shotgun sequence genome contains the following window.
gaggtatctagtttaaaaaatgtgccCGATGacccgaccaaccaaccaagatggccgccatgtctaaaaatagaacatagggtaacACTTAGATATTTGCTTATAtcccaaagcatttagagacaAAAAGGGCATACATTGTAAaccaggtcaagatctattcgtcctgaaatttttagacaaTTCGCACAATccgttattgggttgctgcacCTGAAGAGGTAATTTTAAAGAGATTTAGCAGTTCTTGGTTATTATCGTGAATAttatgtttagcaaagtaagatctacacaTAAGTCAAcgtgaccaaaatggtcaattgaccttttgaggagtaattgtccttcaaagtaaataattaacaaattttgtaatttttgtaatcttacaaaatcttctcctttgaagcTATCCTGAATGAATCTGACAAGCTTTGATGGTTGCtacccctgaattagtaattataatataagggaaatttgcagttttttgtttttatcttgaatattattacagtTAGAGGTaatttaaactgtaaacaataatgttcagcaaagtaagatctacatatatgtcagcatgaccaaaatggtcaatagaccccataaggagttgtTGCCCTTACAAGTCAAATCtaacaatttttcatttgttttggaATCTTTTACAATAGTCTTCTACTGAAACAACTGAGACAAATTCAAGCAAACGGGTATGTAGTTCAAAACATGTGTCTGCCAACCAACATTgcagacatggctaaaaatagaacataaggggaaaatacagtttttcacttatatctctgaaactaaagcaaaaGTATAACGGTTACATTATTTCATGAATTAATTGTAAATACTAATATCAGGCGAGTGACACAGGCTATAGCTTCTTGGAGTTGTTAGACACACAACTCCTGTcctgtctttttttcaaatttcatcctagtcccccctccccccacataaaaatcaaatgatagctcCCTAAGACTAACGGTTGTAATACAGCGATGTCCAGTCATTCAACCTATGAAGGTCACGCACACTCAAACtcactgtgtatcatcgccaccggaaattgggtactaacgaagcggagagaaatagaaaaaaaagtaaacaagttaagaattcatccaatttaaagcatttccactcatttgatgagggtgccgcttaagaaatgattttctgatatataattctttaaattgttaggccgataagtacaaaattaatacaCGATTTTGTGTAATACTCCAAAACTTGCCACTTAGTACCGGAAAATTTCGATGTCGATCGTCCTCTGTCGCCCCATTCtcaagatattgaactgtttttcattatttttccagaCACGTTTTGAGATTATTATAGTGTGGCAtcatatttactgaaatttgttgtcaaaaacatgtttttttaaagaatatggacaaaaacattgtttatttgttgtacggcgaattgcaaaataacaacttttgtcTGTACGGCGTCttgcaatatattataattttaagagGAAATTAATCACTGTTTAGATAATATCAAGTGacgatattttgttgatatcaaagcATTACAGgcttacaaatatacaaaatgtcttacttatcaaatattattaaatatatgccGTTAATTCAGTTCAGAAGGCCTCGTTGCGTACCGCTAttcgattttgtacaaaaagttttttttcaaccatattatcctaaatacatttatatatcgtTATACTACTAACGACTGTGGTCTTATTTGTTGTTAGATTGAAATTGTGtaagttcaataaaataaaccGTCCATTCATCTTTTCTTGGTGCtagctttttgttttttaggTAGAAACAgtggagatgtggtatgatagcaaaTAAGATAACTATCCATCAGGATAAAATAAAGTGTATGCAAGCAATTATATGgtatcgtacggccttcaacaacgaaaaCTCGTACcttatagtcggctataaaaagcACCGACAGAAAAATGTGGAAGGACtcaacaagaaaactaacggcctaactCATATATACAgtgtaacaaaacaatttatgaaaacaacaaataagaTAGAGATGAAGAAACGACAACGGTTACCACAACATGTTAACAACACCTCGATTTTGGCAAAAATagttaacaacaaattttaaatgctgATAAGAGTTAACAGCAACTTTAATTTACCCTTTTTTCCAAACGAACccaaaagcaatgaaaaggggaagtGCATATCTTCAATGTATTCAAAAGTTTgaaaaccactgtacaaagtcGCAGAAATGCCAAGCTCCATAAGGAATCTTTTATAAAGCTGACTAATTTTCAGAAGACACACGCaagtaccatatttttttattgacacatGGACAGACAATTGAACAGATGGAAAAGCAGACGGAGTGATTGACACCAAGAAAAAGGACTATGTCATGAATAATCGAAAATGCTTCAAACAGCAAAAGGGAGGGTTCTTCTggttatgtatattgttgagtaaatgttttatgtcaATCAGTCGTAGCAAACTTGGGTTATCGTCATGACGTAGGAAAGTGTAACAACCAGAATGAGTGACTACTATAGGGCacgaacattatttttttttttatggcggGGGCTCCTATAAATTATGGTTATATCTCAGTCAGGGTATTCATACGACTCATTGCttacatgattttattaaaaggaATTACAAGgtttactgatttttattttaaatcatcaaaacCAGTGTATAAATCAGAAAGCAACATGTAAGGCGTCACAAATTGAAGCGCTCTTTCATCTTCAAGTCACAATTAAGAACTCTGAGCTGATATAAAAAAAGCCTTGGTCCATTTTTACATTTCTGTAGACTAGCAAATTTGACATCAATTTGAGAACCAAGTCCTCATTTTTGGCCTCTTCTACCAGGCCACACTGTTCAGTTATTTTACGAATTGCaaattgaaaagtatttttcaCAATTCCGTCCTGGTACTCTGGGTCAATATTACTTCCATATACATctgaattattttcatcatagGACTGACCAGGGTTTTAGCTGGATAAGAAGTGGCCTTTCCTTTTAACGTTTTGGATACATTACAAATAGAAGGCATATATAACTACATTGGTTTGACGTATAGAGGGGCATGAGACATccctaaacatgtttaacactgcCGCATTTGTTGCACCTGCATGACCCAACTTGAGTCCGTAACCTttgctacatttgtatatatttatttcattttttaaattttggttcatttatatgtttcaagaAACAAACATTGAACTTCTACCCCCTTTTTGTAGTTAAATGATTGCTCACTTAGGAGACAGCTTCAGGTATATCAATACACAGTtacaagtttagtttcgcattatagCCGTggtgaattttctaaatatgaaagtttttgtacaattgaattgatttttagatagttgaataataatatagccttcctagtgggtttatatgaacatttagattgttttagcatgttttataaGCCATTGTTCAGTTTGAACGTCCATACATTCCTATCCGTACCGCCatagatttagaaattttgtattgtttttcaacaaagatttgacgctcgatcttttcaattcaattttatggaaaaaacagcagaaatgcatatgattttttttaccttttgatagatatatgtctatggtttcaggaaaggtatcactctTATAGatggaaaattgaaattttcctttggacCAAATTTTTTAGATCTTTGTGACGTGTTCAACCCcctattttgcaatatttggtatcaaataaatgctgattgttgccatggttacacaaAAAAAAGGATTATTTCACCATTATTACTAttggaaatcaaatctatggacgattctctttccataaatatacacatgcatAACTCAAATAGTATGCCTTATTTGTTAGGAAGGAAGGAAGAGGGTGttaaaaaattatgagtgtcaattctAAGTTTTTTTCCTATCTGTGAATTGACACCCACCCTAGTGCTTAATTTTCTCGTTGCGTTGGGTTGTTTCTTCTATTTGGTCGGGCTTctgtttctttgacattttcctcatttccattctcaattttatcaaggaTTTTCTATActcaaagattttttaaagacatGTACAGTTACATATATGCTGAATATGTCACTTCTTTGCGGAAGCAACGTAAAGAAAGAGATGGACAGAAAATTTTAATGTGATTCTTGTAAATAACAGTTAAGATCAGTTAACAGagaaacaaatgtcaaaaacagtGAACACTTTAAGTATTAAGTAACAGATAACAGGAatctcaatttcaaataaacagttaacaacaTTGCAAATTTTAACGAAACAGATTACAGACAATGGGTCGAAAACAGttaacagtttttaaaatttatcagtcaaataaaagttttaaacaaattaaaaccttgaaaaggacaaaaacagtttaacataaaagggtacccccccccccttccccccaccttaaatatttgaacttaatactttattttctttgaaagtaCGGTAAATAACTATTCTAAAATTAGCAAGTTGCCatacagttgaaaacaaaatgccaTACAGTAAATTTGTCAACACGAGCAAGTTGCCGTAccctatactttattttttatggtctatattctttaaaatacatgtttttgacaacaaatttcagtaaatatgaTGCCACACTATAATAATCTCAAAACGTGtctggaaaaataatgaaaaacagttcaatatcttgaGAATGGGGCGACAGAGGACGATCGACCTCGAAATTTTCCGATACTAAGTGGCAAGTTTTGGAGTATTACACAAAATcttgtataaattttgtacttatcggcctaataatttaaagaattatatatcagaaaatcatttcttaagcggcaccctcatcaaatgagtggaaatgctttaaattgaatgaattcttaacttgtttacttttttttctatttctctccgcttcgttagtacccaatttccggtggcgatgatacacagtgaaactgctttaaaatgcgcGGAGCAGACTTCGGACATATAATTTAATATCGTGTGCACGCGGAACACAGTAACTAATTGATTAAAGtgacataaaatataatattggcTTATTTCTCAGGGGAAgactacttttttttgtttttgtgtatgtTAATCGATATTTCAAATGAGTTTAATAAAGAATAATGCATTTATTATGCGTCGGagtacaaatatttttctcataaAAAACCATTGGAAAGTACAAAGACATCAGCGATAAATATGCAACGTCAActttacatcaaatacaatatgtttttgagttattattGATTCTAGATGCCGTTATTATAAATCTTTTTATCCACTTTTCTTTTGCCTTTGTGATTTTATGTACTTTTGTGTGCAAATCAGAACAAGATATACAATAACATAATTATTTAATAGCGGTACATCTTTAGTCCCAAAAGTTatagttttatataattaacaattaaagaaaaataattgtatcatttcattgtaattattattatttattactgACCTGTGAAAAAagaattgtaaacaaataatctCATCATTTCTCTtgacttgtttgttttttaaaatcttccgggtatatttattatgatataaaGATTTAGGTGTATTTAACTCCTTTAAAAGGTGAATAGATTAGTTATTTATGGCGTACATGTAGTTGCTATTGGTGTCAACTATActtaaatttacatttatagGAGAATGTATTTCAGGTAGATAATAAAAgtctaaatatatacatatggtATATATACAAAGGCATACTAAATAATCTTTCGTTTTAAAGACGAACAGTTCGGTCCTATACTAACAGGGGTAGTAACATCCTCATATCGAGGATCGTTAATgtacagtgattttgtcattttttagttAAGTTGGACATGCTTTCGTAAAGTTTTCTTTATAACAAAGACacacttacttacttacttaatcCTCTTCATGTTCTTGAACACATAAGGCATCAACAAGGGACCTCAAACTTGTTCTATCTTTCGCGATTCTTTCTATTTGTTTCCAGGTGTATCCATGTCTTTTTATCTCTGCTGCTATATCTCTCCTCCATGTGCCTTTCGGTCTTCCAGGCTTTCTTTTCCCTTGCGGTGTCCATGTCAATACCTTTTTCACATGCCGGTTGTTATCCATTCGCAGTATATGTCCAATATATTTCCACCGCCTTCTCATGATCTCATTCACTATATTCTTCACACCTGTTCTTTCTGATAGTTCACTGTTTGAAATTACACTTGGCCATCTGATGTTAATTATTCGTCTCAAACAGCGTCCTTCGAATCCTCTAATTCGACTTTCTACTTTTTTGGTTGTTTTCCATGTTTCTGAACCGTACAACAGAACTGATCTTACATTGCTCACATACAATCTGATCTTTGTCTTTCTggatattttgttgtttttccatATGTTATTCAGGTTTTTGAATGCAGAAGCTGCTTTGCCAATACGGATGTTAACTTCTTCTTCAATATTTCCTTCTGCATTTACTCTACTACCAAGATAATTAAATGAGTTTACTTGTTCTAGTTCTTTTCCATTCACTGTTATTGCTTTACTGTTCTTTGTACCTATAAAGACACACTATACACTATATATGCTAGTTTTTGATTTGCAAAAGGAACTTTTGAGCATGAGTATTATATCTAACATGTTCATTTAATCGTCGTACTACcatgttttaaaatgtaaaataaataataagatgTGTAATCCAAAAGGACAACTTTCCATCAGAGatcatatgataaagtaatttacaataaatgatGCATTCAACAGTGGCTAAAAACCAATTCCGAACAGAAAActgtataaaagagggacgaaagataccagaaggacagtcatactcataaatcgaaaataaactgacaacgccatggcaaaaaaatgaaaaaggcaaacagacaaaccatagtacacatgacacaacattgaaaacttaagaataaacaacacgaaccccagcAAAAACTAGGGACGATCTCatgtgctccagaagggtaagcggatcctgctccacatgtgacacccgtcgtttcttatgtgattacaaatccggtatatAGTCTTATTTCGTGgttaaattcatgaaagggaaagggTGTGTAGTAACGACGtaaagaacatatccgatatcatttgtgaaacggttattccataataGTCAACCAACTCAAGattgcgtccgtaaaatttacgaattGATGATTTcaacaatccccttccctttcatgaatgtgacctaccgaactagactatttaccagatttttttattacgtaagcaacacgacaggtgccacatgtggagcaggatctgcttacccttccggagcacctgagattggTAGGCTCGTGTTGTtctttagatttctatgttgttttatgtgtactattgtttgtcagtttgcctttttcatttttagccatggcgttgtcagtttgttttagatttataagtttgattgtccctttggtatctttcgtccctcttctttaattttagtttcttgttttatacaattcggagtttagtatgacatccattatcactgtattaCTAGACTTATTTTTAAGATGCTAGCTAAAAAACCCTacggagtttctcgctacattgaagacccattgatggccttCGGCTATTGTCTGcactatggtcgggttgttgtctctttgtcacattCCCCCTTTCCTTTCTGAATTTTATTGTATCTACGTtgttcattcttttttatgaaacaaagcaataccaactcgtTCAacttgtcttttagtttggtgtggaatacttgtgtaacgtgtagaaaagtcaaatgttttaatactattacaagatgaaagagagttagattttatgtattctaaaagatctttggaatttttaagtatccgcATCTGATTTACGCCACCTCTAGAAAAGGCAGTTTTtacaataacttttaaatagGATTCCcgacatgaaaaatgtaaatcaattaaaacGAGCCAACGGCATGATTTATTGTGCAAACCAATAAACAatacataacaaacaaaaaaatatctttaaagattttttcCATTGCGATCAAACATAACATGATAGCCTCCGTTAAACTTTTGTATAAACCATATAGAACTATTTgtttgaacatatttatttatagtggattgctATTTTCAATAGCTTGATTGTAACCTCACCTTtgctttattacaaaatatgttacaGAGAAATTGTGCGTTTACCATGAGTAAGTTAAAATTATCTCATTTGTCGTAATGGCAATTGTTAATTGATcattattgtcaatttctatatgtaagtcaagtttttttggggttttgttttaaataggaTCATAATAAAAGATCCTGTttatttgaatgttgaaattaGCTCATTTAGCATTGCATTCTAAAGCCGGATAAGTGTGATTGTAAACACACTACACAAAACTACATGTGTGTTTTCATACAACACTTTCATATCAAATAATCTGACATCAAACATTCGTATAAAAAGGGGAACACACAATAGTAAGTTTTTTATTCAGTCATTAAAAACTCGTTATATAAAACATTCAACATATTTATCCATGATTACATGCATTAATGCACCAGGCCAGACCATCAGTACACCTTATTTGGCAGTGGCTCAGATGTTGCTTGTCATGGTACATTGTTGTACAGTTGGTCTCACAGGCATTAAAGGTATCGTCACATGGGCAGTAACATTTACTATGGTGACTTTGTGCGTAGTTGTCACGGCATGTCCATACATACGAAACACAAACAGCTGATAGAACAAgtagaaaaacttttaaatttgtcatctgaaaaaaaaaaaatatagaagtaAAATTAAGTATCATCACAAACTATTATGCATCAACTATTCtggatattttcaaattttcatcaatttttacatattttttggcTATTATCGTACAACATCACTAtccaacatgtttttttttttcatattttcaaaggacatgaagtggaccaatctgaataaatttaacttaaaaaaactatagggaggtgttaatataaaaaagtgttATCATAATTTGATGCTTTGTCGTGTCAAATTTCCCATGCTGtcaataaattttgtaaattagtGATTGTTCTCTGTTTTAGTACAAATTGCATatagtttcagcatttttgttttaaattattgaaaaatttcatatcTAAGAATTTTGAAAAGGAAAAGCGAAAGGTGATGTACATTTGTTCatgtttctggtaaaatatagtttcatacatttgtaccacACAACCGTTTCCTAAcaatttggctaaaaatactgacttgattgataaaatatttgaaaaattattacatgtattcaaatattttataataaatacacattCATCGAAAATTCATCGAGAGTGAAACGTCAGAAAAATACAtccttaatttgtttttgttaactactaaaatttcttaataaaattaaaagatctGTCAAATGAATGTATAGTAATACATATAACATTAGGAGTATTATTAAGAAATtactttatatgaaaaataaatcactagataaaaatattttctagagttAACTTATTGCCTAAAATTAAGTTCGGCAATAGGCTGAATAATCATGATCAGATTTCAGTTATTAAGCTTAATggcctgaaaatttcaggcaataacttaatgcctaggcgttagctttttg
Protein-coding sequences here:
- the LOC134699079 gene encoding uncharacterized protein LOC134699079; this encodes MNNVDTIKFRKERGNVTKRQQPDHSADNSRRPSMGLQCSEKLRTKNSKAITVNGKELEQVNSFNYLGSRVNAEGNIEEEVNIRIGKAASAFKNLNNIWKNNKISRKTKIRLYVSNVRSVLLYGSETWKTTKKVESRIRGFEGRCLRRIINIRWPSVISNSELSERTGVKNIVNEIMRRRWKYIGHILRMDNNRHVKKVLTWTPQGKRKPGRPKGTWRRDIAAEIKRHGYTWKQIERIAKDRTSLRSLVDALCVQEHEED